The stretch of DNA TTGAGACACATCTCAGATTGATAGAAAAACTGAAGAAAATATTACCTATAACAAAAATGACAGTAGAGGTAGCGAGTTTTGACCAGCAGAAGCTCCATAATCCAGAGATTAAAGGAATAGAATACCAGCAGGGAGAATTACAAGGCTATGAAGTGAGGGAATATTTGTTAGAAAAGTGGAAGCATAAATGTGCGTATTGTGGTAAGAAAAATATACCTTTAGAAATTGAACATATTATACCTAAAATCCGAGGTGGAACAGACAGAGTTTCTAATCTAACTATAGCATGTCATAAATGTAATCAGAAAAAAGGTAATAAAACAGCAGCAGAGTTTGGACATCCAGAAATTCAAAATAAAGCAAAGCGAGCATTAAAATCAACTGCGTTTATGAATATTGTCAGATGGAGACTGGTGAATACTTTGAAGTGTGACCGGACGTCAGACTGTGTGAAAACCCTATATTTTGTGAATTTTCTACCCCCTTTTGTGATTTCATGGACATATATTACTTATTTTTCATGCAAACATGAGTTTTCACACAACCTGACGTATGGATATATTACAAAACATGACAGGATTAAATTGGACATAGAGAAAAGTCATGTTAATGATGCTTTTGTAATCGCTGGTGGAACAACTCAAAATAGGGCTAAATCTTATGAATTAACTCAAACAAGACGGAATAACAGAAGCATTCAAACCAATAGAAAAGGTTTCAAGCCTGCTATAAGAAGACAAAGATATAAATTACAACCCAATGATTTAGTGAAATATATTAAATCTCTATATAAAGTCAAAGGAGTTCATAGTTATGGGA from archaeon BMS3Bbin15 encodes:
- the cas9_6 gene encoding CRISPR-associated endonuclease Cas9; the encoded protein is MTVEVASFDQQKLHNPEIKGIEYQQGELQGYEVREYLLEKWKHKCAYCGKKNIPLEIEHIIPKIRGGTDRVSNLTIACHKCNQKKGNKTAAEFGHPEIQNKAKRALKSTAFMNIVRWRLVNTLKCDRTSDCVKTLYFVNFLPPFVISWTYITYFSCKHEFSHNLTYGYITKHDRIKLDIEKSHVNDAFVIAGGTTQNRAKSYELTQTRRNNRSIQTNRKGFKPAIRRQRYKLQPNDLVKYIKSLYKVKGVHSYGKYAIVVDKISKLFDINIKKIELVKYGKGIQF